A single window of Dermochelys coriacea isolate rDerCor1 chromosome 14, rDerCor1.pri.v4, whole genome shotgun sequence DNA harbors:
- the LOC119842526 gene encoding LOW QUALITY PROTEIN: zinc finger protein 692-like (The sequence of the model RefSeq protein was modified relative to this genomic sequence to represent the inferred CDS: inserted 6 bases in 5 codons; deleted 2 bases in 1 codon) yields MMPLREPRCPSAVSWRRQNPSGPARRTPFPVMHRATLSLCRPESVRGACALLPSLWSWWCDAILSRSQPALCSILGGRMEQRRQGRQQASECIRKQKRKELDARRSKCRIRIGGHLEQWCRLKEQLGFSLHSQLAKYLIDRYTSQGCVLSAGRAGCSDPSALPKDALQHLVILSHVHSQSAALXPNVKTPSPGDXGAPGSLVWECMAGHTFSWGPPAPERQPQGRSSLPGKATSQRKXRGASSGPSPPPSPVTSRRRFAPQAALXQDSSGTVVKVEXQPIGDSAVVERMAAPSTASHHGPGGERGEGSTDTDAAPLAEAEAGIEGIERRGDAPGLEDKPEEVPEPKEEQDKDEDLTEEDDLTYTDDLRDENYHPSLDSDSELKREQSQNKSRKRPVKGAQLPTETSPANGSPSEEKAVQSSRKKRGQPSNKDVAQIGPKRIRKATKREMLLCDFEGCGKIFSNRQYLNHHKKYQHVHQKTFTCSEPSCGKSFNFKKHLKEHEKLHSDKRDYICEYCARPFRTSSNLIIHRRIHTGEKPIQCEICGFTCRQKASLNWHMKKHDADSFYLFSCDICGKKFEKKDNVTAHKSKSHPEVAAGPAQPTPEMPAPSNRDAPSLLPSLTEETPTKDRLDVPCPLATEQLEIPAPSHCKMEKAEGPVSPIAASAE; encoded by the exons ATGATGCCCCTGCGAGAGCCAAGGTGCCCTTCGGCCGTGAGCTGGAGACGCCAAAACCCGTCAGGCCCTGCGCGCAGAACTCCATTTCCCGTGATGCACCGGGCAACACTCTCCCTCTGTCGGCCGGAGAGTGTCCGCGGCGCATGCGCGCTCCTTCCGAGCTTGTGGAGTTGGTGGTGTGACGCCATCTTGTCACGGTCTCAGCCAGCGCTGT GCAGCATCCTTGGTGGGAGGATGGAGCAGAGGCGGCAGGGTCGCCAGCAGGCCTCTGAGTGCATCCGCAAACAGAAGCGCAAGGAGCTGGACGCCCGGCGCAGCAAGTGCCGCATCCGCATCGGGGGCCACCTGGAGCAGTGGTGCCGGCTCAAGGAGCAGCTGGGATTctccctgcactcccagctggcTAAGTACCTGATAGACAG GTACACTTCACAGGGCTGCGTCCTGAGTGCAGGTAG ggcAGGATGCTCAGATCCCAGCGCCCTCCCCAAGGATGCCCTGCAGCACCTGGTCATTCTGTCTCATGTTCACAGCCAGAGTGCAGCTTT GCCCAATGTGAAGACCCCCTCACCAGGTG AAGGAGCCCCAGGAAGTCTAGTCTGGGAGTGCATGGCTGGACACACCTTCTCCTGGGGTCCCCCTGCACCGGAAAGACAGCCACAGGGACGTAGCTCGCTGCCCGGCAAAGCCACTTCCCAACGCA GAAGAGGAGCCAGCTCAGGGCCCAGCCCACCACCTTCCCCAGTTACCAGCCGCAGGCGCTTCGCTCCGCAGGCAGCAC GCCAGGACTCCTCTGGGACAGTGGTTAAGGTGG CCCAGCCCATTGGGGACAGTGCAGTGGTGGAGAGAATGGCAGCTCCATCAACCGCCAGCCATCATGGACCC GGTGGAGAGCGAGGAGAAGGGAGCACTGACACTGACGCAG ctcccctggcAGAAGCAGAGGCTGGCATAGAAGGGATAGAGCGGAGAGGTGA TGCGCCAGGATTGGAGGATAAACCAGAGGAGGTGCCTGAGCCCAAAGAGGAACAAGACAAGGATGAAGACCTCACCGAAGAAGATGACCTCACTTACACTGACGACCTGCGCGATGAGAATTACCACCCCTCGCTGGACAG TGACTCTGAGCTGAAAAGAGAACAAAGCCAGAACAAGAGCCGCAAGAGACCCGTAAAGGGTGCACAGCTGCCTACCGAGACAAGTCCAGCCAATGGCAGCCCCTCTGAGGAGAAGGCAGTGCAATCCAG CCGCAAGAAGCGGGGACAGCCGAGCAACAAGGATGTGGCGCAGATCGGCCCCAAGAGAATCAG GAAGGCAACCAAGCGCGAGATGCTCCTGTGCGACTTTGAGGGCTGCGGTAAGATCTTCTCCAACCGCCAGTACCTGAAC CATCACAAGAAATACCAGCACGTGCACCAGAAGACCTTCACCTGCTCCGAGCCCAGCTGTGGCAAGTCCTTCAACTTCAAGAAACACCTGAAGGAGCACGAGAAGCTGCACAGCG aCAAACGGGATTACATCTGTGAGTACTGCGCCCGCCCCTTCCGCACCAGCAGCAACTTGATCATCCACAGACGCATCCACACGGGGGAGAAACCCATACA GTGTGAGATCTGTGGCTTCACCTGCCGTCAGAAGGCCTCCCTCAACTGGCACATGAAGAAGCATGACGCCGACTCCTTCTACCTGTTCTCCTGTGACATCTGTGGCAAGAAGTTTGAGAAGAAGGACAACGTCACCGCACACAAAAGCAAGAGCCATCCCGAGGTGGCtgccggcccagcccagcccacgcCGGAAATGCCGGCACCTAGCAACAGGGACGCgccatccctgctccccagcctcacCGAGGAGACACCAACCAAGGACCGCCTGGATGTGCCGTGCCCACTTGCCACAGAGCAGCTGGAGATCCCTGCACCAAGCCATTGCAAAATGGAGAAGGCGGAAGGACCGGTGTCCCCTATTGCAGCCTCCGCCGAGTAA